The DNA region CGTATAcgcatatttacatatatacatgttAGCGATTTACTCATATGAAGATGAACCCAGGCAGCTTATCCTGATAGAGATGAACCAGGCTTTCATCTGTCACTGTAGATACAGCACACACGTCAACATCCTGTCTCCACAAACAGAATGCTAGAGGTTTTTGTGGACTTTAAGATGTATCTTCATGTTGGACTTTTGGGAAAATGTCTTATGACATGTTAAACACTTGTgaggtttctctcctgtgtgtgtcctcgtGTGTTTCTTCAGTCCTGAACTACTGTGGAACGATTTGTCACACTGTGAGCAAGAATAGGGCCTCTCTCCGGTGTGGAATCTCCGATGCAGTGTCAACTGTACCGCCGTGGCGAAACCTTTTCCGCAGGAGTCGCACTGATAAGGCCGCTCCCCTGTGTGAGTGCGTGAATGCACCAGCAAGGCCCCGGAGCTGCAAAAAGACATGCCACATGTGCTGCACAGGTACGGCTTCTCTTTCTTATGCATCCTGAGGTGCACAGTGCGCGGATACAACTGCGCGAATGTCTTGTCGCAAAACGTGCAGGCGTACGGCCGCTCACCGGTGTGAATGCGCACGTGAGACTTCAAGACGGCATTCGTCAGGAACCTCTTGTTGCAGTACGAGCAGGCAAACGGCCTCTCTCCGCTGTGACGTCGCAGATGAACCGTGAGCAAAGCCTGAGAACTGAATCTCTTCTCACAAAGGCTGCAAGCGAAGGAGAGGACTTTAGGTTTAGAGTGAATAAGGAGGTGTTGATTCAGGTCTTTCTGGCTTTTATATGACTTGTCGCACTGAGCGCACCTGAATGGCCGTGCTGAAGAGTGAACAACGTGGTGTTTTTTCAAGGAGTAACGAGATGCAAAAGTCTTGCCACACTCCAGGCAGGTGTTTTGATCGGCTCTTCTGGAGTTCTCGCTGACGTCGGCTCCGCCTGTCAGTGACTGGTTCATGCTCTCTTCTGGCGGCTCCTTGTTTCTTCTCAGATTCAGATGTTCATTCACTCCTTCCACTGAGCACGTGTGCGGCTGGAAGGCGGCTTCACCAGCTGCATCTGCCAACACAAAGCAACAGAATTAGCAAATTCACTCGACAGGATCTACGTGCCAAGTGAAGATTTTGTCCCAGTGTGACTTCATAGCCAATGCCTGCACCATGGTAAGAATATTTTTGCAGATTATCTGGAAAATCGAAAGATGCTCACCATCATCACCTGCAGCACCAGCTTCTTCATAACATGGAGACGAAGTGAGAGGTGACAGCCCATACTCGTGCAGCCCAGAGTTCAGATTAGTTTCAGTGGAACTGTCGTCAGTCTCTTCATCATCGTCACAAATGTATTCTAGTTTCAGTGTCTTcggctctgtcttttctttgctgTCTGCACCTCCCCCATCCATTTTTTGATCAATATGATCTTCAGATTCCACTGAAGTTTGTTTGGAGGCGAGCGTGGAGAGGATAGTGTCCGACGTGAAAGTTAATtcacctgacagacacagaTAATGTTCATGTTAGAGGTGAAAACGCCCGAGAGCATTCACCCACTATTTATTCAACttagaaacacaaaatgtgttgtCTCTATTAAAGCACATAGTATCAGTAAAAAAGGTCTTTCAGTGCACTTTGACTGTAACTGggagaaataaaacaaacagattcTTACTTTTGGTTAACTTTATCCGCTCCTGTTGGTGCTGCAAAATTCTCTTCAGATCTTCGGGGTCTGAGACAAACTGCTCAAACTCGTAATCAAGAGAAGAAACGTCAAACATGGTGGACACCTGGAAAAGAAGAGTGGGTGGATTTTAAACACAAAGCTTCTCATGTCTTTGTCATGTGATGtagtgatgatgaagaaaaagcCATTTCAGCCCCTGCAGAAACATTTTACTCTACTGGCCATCACTGCACAGAGGGAACTAAGGCAACGATAATAACCTAATAACCTAGAATTGATTCATCAGCCAGCATTTGGGGATCGAGTGGACGGACGGTCGGCTGGATGGTCAGTTTACCTTCACTGTGCTGCCTACCTGTGAAAAACTGGGTACTGGGAGGAACTCCTCCAGTCGGCAGAAGAATTCCCACACCAGGATCTGCAGCGCCGTATCAAAATGAGCTCCATACTGTACTGAGAAGACCTCCtttgacaggaaaaacacataaacatgaaaCACCACATGAGAGATGCactaaaaaagctaaaaaacgTTGGAGTAAAACTCACCTtgaaatatttgtctttttcagtttGGTCTCTCAGCAATGTTTGAACCTGCTCCACAAATACTGACTTTGAAATCTCCACCTCTCCATTTTGGTTCTGTCATGAAGCCCAAGACAAGTTTAATTACATGCATTAGCAACGATGATACGAATAATAAGAatctttatttgtgtagcaACTGTTATACATGAAATGTcgctttacaacaaagaaatcacatgcactaAATgcttcagataaaaaaaaagaatgaacataaaatgtGTCAGGCACAGTCCAAAGCTGCCCACGAAACACACCCTGTTATGGtgctgacattttgacatttgtaaAAACATCCTGCCATCAGCATTTCCTGCTGTACCTCTTCATGCGTGTGGttcactgtcctctgctggaAGCGGTTCAGATGATCCTGGATCGCTTTGCAGTCGACCGTATCCATCCTCTTTAAGGCCTCAAGGaccagctgaaaaacacaaaatgaaacctGTATGCttaactttcaaaataaaattaatgcTTCATTTTGACAGACTTGACAAAAAGGGCTTTGCTTGTGGGACCCTGCATCCAAAAGCAGAATCTTCTCCACAGATAATAAATGGCAAAAGATAGCCACAAATGGTCTCAATACCCACATTCACTCACCCGAGCTCTCAGTCCAAGGATTAGCTGAGACTTCTGTTTGTAGGTCAGAAGCTCTGGGACCATCTCTGTCACTAAGGTGATGAATTCGGCCAGTTTGTCATACTGGTCTACATTTCGCTCCTGGGCCGCCTGCCACATGCAGGCAGACATCAGCCTCAGTGGAGGAACCAGGAGGTGCAGGGAtgacagaggaagatgaggatcTAACAGTGGATGCAAGCAGTGAAACAAACACCAAATTATTAACTTGTGCAGTCTCAACCAAACCCTGCTCCTGAATAAGGGACATCAATCCTTTAGtctattaaatgtcagaaaatagtgcaATATGACCATTGTAACTTTTGAGGTTGGTTATTTTGTCCACTCAGTAGTCAAAACTCTTAGACCTGGGTTCACAGTGATGTAACATATCAGCATAGAAAGATAACTATTGTATGTAGTATAATTTAGTTTtattagacagacagacatcagtaCTCCGAAGCAGAAGGTGGCGCTAATCAGCCCAGTGAGTTCGTTGACAATCCTGTATCTTCCTGTTCAACAGGGGGTGCTGTTAGTTTGACGGAAGCTGCCTTTAGCGACAATAGTCCACCCTGTAACTGAACTTAACGGGAGCTATGTTTCGACTAAATTCAGCTCTAGTTTACTGCGGCCCAAGCAAAACTGCTAATAACCGTTTATTGTTACTGAATGAATAACATAACCTTTCTGAAATACATAGTTACAAGCATACTCGGTATAGATACAGACCTGGACTTTCTGCCATTTCCAGGAGCGCGttcgttagcttagctttgctcACCGCTGCAGGCAGTTATTTAGCTGGTAACACAGCGCTTATAAGCGCTTGTCAGTCAATTCGTCCGTTTTattcataagaaaaaaaaaaagtcgttAGCTAGCATTTCCGGTTCCCCTTTTTCAAAGTAAGAGGTTAACTCCGTGAGCCTGTCGCAAGTAAACACCTCGTTTTCCCGTCTTGAGAATGGAGAGCAAGGGACTGCTTGGCAAGTAGTTACTTACGTTTTTGGCTCAAATAACAactttttatttgtacatatacacacaaagggtgacaaattaaagaaaTCTTGTCAGATAAGCAAGATGATTCCTGACATCTGCTGATGAAaatagtttttttctttaaaaaatgtcatcCATCTTCAAAGACTAATAATCTGTCAAATAACGAATaataaaaatctttattttgtgtattcACTTAAAATAGCCATTCTGCGTAACCAGTACTTTTAGTGTTTATTCTTCCGCACTTTAAGTTACAATTTTGAACCTCGCACATTTGTACGGAGCGGCAGAGCAGCCTcggtgctgctgttgctctccACCCCCTCCGTTGGTATTTAGAAAGCCGTAGCATTTGATTTGCATCATTTTAATACTGACAACTTGCAGTGACTTCTTGCTTGGGCTTGTTATTACTGCTGTAATAAACAACAGGATCTCTGCTCAAACTCAAAGTCACCTGGACACATTTTAGGTGGAGAGATTGTTTTATGACAGAAGTCTGCAGGCAGAGCCAAGCTGGAAAGCTTTGATGGACCTCACTAATGAGTCCCAGGTCATCATGCACGTGTGTTTCATCAGATATATGAGCCTTTTAGGCAATCGGTGTATATACATGCACTGATCAGGCATAACATTATGACCACCTGTCTAATATGTTGTTGGTCCCCCTTTTGCTGCCAAAACAGCCCTGATCTGTCAAGGCATTGACTCCACTAGACCCctgaaggtgtgctgtggtatCCAGCACCAagatgttagcagcagatcCTTAAGGTCCTGTAACGTGCATGGATAGGACTTGTTTATCCAGCACATCCCACAGATGCTCGACTGGATTGAGATCTAGGGAATTTGGAGGCCACGTCAACACCTCAAAGTTGTTGTTATGCTCCTCAAACCATTCCTGAACCACTTTTGCTTTGTGGCAGGGCGCATTATCCTGCTATCCTGCCTTGGATGCAGGACCCAAGGTATAAACACTGATCAGGCATAACATTATGAAAGGgtgaatataaatataaatggtCTGCAACAATGCTTAGGTCGGAGGTACGTGTCAACGTAACGTCCACATGGATGCAGGACCAAAGTTATATACCGTATATAAAGataataaacttaaaaaaattaGTATGTGCAGGTGTTTATGTTGACAGTGAATGTTCATGTTAAAATTTCATTATTGGATGATAAATGGCCACTCAGTGGATGTTTTGGCATCAGAGGGTTAGTGTCACTTTATGGCTGCTCAGTATTCATCAGGGTAACGTCTTGTGGGAAGAAACAGTTTTTGTATCTGGTTGTTTTGGCATTCAGTGATCTGTGGCGCCCACCAGAGAGGAGAAGTTGGAACAGGTTGTGTCCAGAATGTGAGGGGTCTGCAGCGATGCTTCCTGCCCGTTTCTTCAGTCTGGTGGTGTGTAAGGAGGGCAGGGTGGCGCCAATGGTTTTCTCAGCAGTCTCGATAGTCCTTTGCAGTCTGCTCCTGTCCTGACCAGTCAATGATTGATGTGCACAGGACAGACTGGATTATTCCTGAATAGAACTGGATCAGCAGCTGTAGAGGCGGGTTGAACCTCTGAGCTGATGCAGGAAGTACATCCTGTTTTGCAGCTCCTTGGTGATTGAGGCTGTGTTTGAAGTCCACCTTAGGTTGtgggagactgtgtgtgtgtctggcttgGTTATACAGGAttctgcagctctcctccttAGCCTGGCAAAGCTGCCATTGTTGTGGTATGTGCAGAAGGTTTTAATTGGCACACACAAGTCCTCACAAAAACTAAGATGTCATGTGCAAGTGAGTTCACCCAGAGGGAGTCTGGATGTTTACATTACAACAGCATACTTGCTTTGCTGTTTATGTAATTTTAGTTACATTTTGAAGGCAGGGCATATGCTTGTAATTCAGTATTTTTAAATTGTGGTATTGCAATACTTGCAACACGTCCTCCACCTCAGCGTGGATACACACAaccctctcctccagctggtcAGACCATTGCTCAGTATAAGCCACTGGCGCCATCTAGTGTCGCGAGATCCGCATAGCCGGGTTGATCCGGTCTTCGTCAGCCAACCAGGAAAGAGGGCTTGCCGTGATCTGGACTGAGGCGGATGAGACCAGAACCCTTTGTTCTATGTCTCCTCCCAGTGCGAGAATAAGATGACGAGCCCGTGACCTCGCCTTTCAGAACCGCGTTTTGTGGGTTGGCGATCGACGATGGATGCTATATTGATTAGATATTAGCAGAAGTAATTTATgtgtttatctttgttttcctgATCGGCGCAACCCGAGAGAGACATCTggacagtttttttgtttgttttctgtcagctgctaaATGGAAGTGAACCGCGGGGCTGACAGTGGAAGCAGTCGAGGTGCGTGTACCCGAATGAAAAATCCGTCTTATAATGATCCCTGATCGCTGTGTGCTCACCTGCGAGTTTACAGCGACCTGAACACAGATCGTGGACATTAATTGCTTATATTCCGCATAATAGTCCTGCAGCTTTTCTATAATCACAAGGAGCTTATGAGCATCTCAGGTGGTTGATGTGGTTGAAtagtttccttttgtttattatATTTCTCTTCTTCCCCCCCCTGAATCTTCCTCTGTCCCGAGGCTGTCAAAGATCCACTGGGCTGCTCGGTTGTAGATGCGAGTTTGTTTGGAGTTTGATGGATGCTGTTGTTAGTGCAGAAGCCGGCACCTTGCCACTATAAATCAACTTCACTTACGTACTGTGCTCTTAGTCAGCATGTAAAATGTCAGGTGGATTTGTCTCAGGCTGCATGCTGAAGTGATGATAAGTCATATGCACAGCAAATTAAGCAAAGTGCCACCTAAGTGGGCCAATTTAGAATAATTTTCCTAAACAACAAAAATTCAGCTTATTGCATATAAAAACTACAGCAGCCTGTCTCTTCCTGAACAGACTGTGGCGAAGAAGCCAAAACACATTATAAGCAAATGCAGTGGTTAATAAGAATGTAATAATCTGAGCTGATGGCTGTAACAGAACAATAAGACATATTTTAAAGCaggtgctgtgttttctttaagtGTAAACACCTGAAAACTCATACCTGCATTTAAGAGAAGCTACATTATTCATCCATCAGTCCTTTATGGGAGTGCAATTGGATTTCATATTTTCTTGATGTTTTAGTTTTTCACATTGATATACACCAATCAGGCATAACATTATGACCACCTGCCTAATTTTGTGTCTGTCCCCCTTTTGCTGCCAAAGCAGCCCTGACCCGTTGAGGCATGGACTGTGGTATCTGGCACCAAGACGTTAGCAGCAGATCCTTTAGGGCCTGTAAGTTGCGAGGTGGGGCCTCCGTGGATTGGACCTGTTTGTCCAGCACATCCCGCTTGCTGCCTAATATATCCCACCCACTAACAGGTGCCATGATGGAGAGataatcagtgttattcacttcacctgtcagcGGTCATAATGTTATGCCTGAGGAGCAGGAGTGGGGCAACCTAGATCAAAAACCTCTACCTACCTGAGACACAGAAGCAGGTGTGAGATTTGTGATATTTTAATTGCAAGGGCATGGGTGGCAGAGTCAAGCGGATCCCGAGCAGGGGCAGcggggacagagggacaggagcAAAGCAGACATAACTGCAGGGACACTAACAGGTAGCGGAGTGTGAGATGTGGCAGATCTGAGTCCTTGTAGGACTCTTGATTGCAGGAGAAGATGCAGCTGGAGAGGCTCTGATCCGCCacacctgtctccactcagGCAATCACACAGAGgcggggcgggggggggggataaaCGACAGGAGGTCACTGCAGATCAAATGATGTTCATAGGGCACATATAACACTTACAGTCCAATTTTACTTTGcaatattattttatatatatatatatatatatatatatatatatatatatatatatatatatatatataacattacATTTGTGGAAAATCAGTTGAGAAACTTGCGGAAAAATCTGTTTAACCAcaggtccatttagtagctgttagctgttagcagagTTTACAGGCTCAGACAGCCGAGGCAGGAGGCggaaagcagtttacacagtttTAATCAACAATGAGTTCAGGGGAGGCAGAATCTGTTGTCCTGAGCTGGAGTGTTGGCGGATCCAAGTTCTTCAGTCAGACCAACATTTTATGGCCTTAGGGTTGATGATGAAGGGCCCAAAAAATGGGGAGATAACTTTCTAGAATCAGTCTTAAGTGAGATGTTTTCAGAAGAGAGCCAAACTTTCTGACCTGGTTTAACTAAGGAGCCTCTCTACAGTCGTGGTCGGCAATCCTCTTGTTCTCCTCGTTTGAAACCCTCCCTGCTGATGCACTGTATTTCTCTGTGGATGACAGGCCTGATCAAATTGTTTTTCAGCATCAGTCACTTGAGATGTTAACAGACTGTTCGGTGTTTACCTCCTCACTTTGTCTTCAGGTGATGTTCTCCCAGTCCACTATCTACGCCTCCTGGCCCCACCCTTGCAGCTTTTATCAGCTGCAGTGTGGCAAGTAGTGCAGCAGGGACTTGTGGATCACTATGGGATGCTGGAGGAGTTTGTTACCATGGTGACCGAGCTGGTCCCAGAGCTGATGAGCTACAGTCAGAGGGCTCAGCTCATCCTGGGACTCAGGGCCAGGGTGAGTAATATTCAGTGTTTGAGGTGCTTTttttagctgtctgtctgttgttaaTAGTGTTAAtaatgtgggtgtgtgtgtgtgtgcgtgcacatatTCAGCTTGTCCTGGAGATGTGTCGAGGTGAGCACCCGGTGGACATGCAGACCATTCAGCCACATCTGGACAGAATTAAAGCTCCAGTAAGCACTGCCAAGGACCACCATGTAAGTAACCATGTCGCCATGTTTCTCTGAGACATTGATGATTAACTCACATGACTGTTGGGTCAAAGTCTGTTTGTAATGCAAAGAATACACAGTTGTTTTCTTGGATTTATCATCTGCAATGAAAGAGATAATACAGAGGTCATTACAatgctgtaaaatgtgtaaaatacaGCCACAGGTGTGCTCAAGCGTCTGTTTCCTTCTCCCTTCATTTGAGCATTTTTGTGTTCACGGTGTTTCTGTGTATAACAGGCAACCATCAACCAGGTGGAAGAATCTGAGGTGAACTTTGTGGAGTTGGTGCATTCATTACTGGAAGATCCTTCTGAGAGAAAATTCTTCTTCCAGGTGATCCGGCACTCACTCCTTAATGTGctgttgtgcttttgttttagCTGAGCAGGAAATGCTTTTTTTGCACGTCCAACACAATATTCTCTCCAGGTGATGCCAGTTTTTAGCATCTGATTTTGGTGTGGTGTTCTCTGTGGACTCAGAGCGACTGATATTGAATGATGGCTGTCACTCTTAACCATTATGCCATTCACAAGAGATGTTGGGTTAATCAAGTTCACGCAGGCGTGACAGAGTTATGAGTGCAGGAACATCCTCATGCAGCTTGTTGCACTACTTCCGAAGTTCAAGGATTTGAAGCGTCTGTGCCAAACATAATATTTGAGACACACTGTAAGTGCAGCATGCGTTTACTTGTcactaaaaaaaatctgaaaatgctgATTTGATTCCACCGGTGGCTGCGTTGCGTTCCCGCTGTGATGCAGTTTTGTTC from Chaetodon trifascialis isolate fChaTrf1 chromosome 22, fChaTrf1.hap1, whole genome shotgun sequence includes:
- the LOC139350765 gene encoding zinc finger protein 79-like produces the protein MAESPDPHLPLSSLHLLVPPLRLMSACMWQAAQERNVDQYDKLAEFITLVTEMVPELLTYKQKSQLILGLRARLVLEALKRMDTVDCKAIQDHLNRFQQRTVNHTHEENQNGEVEISKSVFVEQVQTLLRDQTEKDKYFKEVFSVQYGAHFDTALQILVWEFFCRLEEFLPVPSFSQVSTMFDVSSLDYEFEQFVSDPEDLKRILQHQQERIKLTKSELTFTSDTILSTLASKQTSVESEDHIDQKMDGGGADSKEKTEPKTLKLEYICDDDEETDDSSTETNLNSGLHEYGLSPLTSSPCYEEAGAAGDDDAAGEAAFQPHTCSVEGVNEHLNLRRNKEPPEESMNQSLTGGADVSENSRRADQNTCLECGKTFASRYSLKKHHVVHSSARPFRCAQCDKSYKSQKDLNQHLLIHSKPKVLSFACSLCEKRFSSQALLTVHLRRHSGERPFACSYCNKRFLTNAVLKSHVRIHTGERPYACTFCDKTFAQLYPRTVHLRMHKKEKPYLCSTCGMSFCSSGALLVHSRTHTGERPYQCDSCGKGFATAVQLTLHRRFHTGERPYSCSQCDKSFHSSSGLKKHTRTHTGEKPHKCLTCHKTFSQKSNMKIHLKVHKNL